Within Terriglobia bacterium, the genomic segment GGGACCGGAACACAAAAGGCACAAGAAGCACAAGAAAATGGAATTCGGTTCTGATTTCTTGTGCTTCTTGTGCCTTTTGTGTTCCGGTCCCCCATTACTCCCACTCAATCGTTGCAGGCGGTTTCGACGTGATGTCGTACACCACCCGGTTGATTCCCTTCACTTCATTGACGATGCGATTCGAAACCACGCCCATCAGGTCGTATGGCAGGCGGACCCAGTCGGCGGTCATGCCGTCGCTGCTATGGACGGCGCGGATCGCGAGCGTGTGTTCGTAGGTTCGAATGTCGCCCATCACGCCGACGCTCTTCACCGGCAGCAGGACGCAGAAGGACTGCCAGATTTCGCGATACAGACCGGCCTTCTTGATCTCGGAAATGAGAATGTCGTCCGCCTCCTGGAGGGTCCGCACACCTTCGCGGGTGATCTCGCCCATGATGCGAACGGCAAGGCCCGGTCCGGGAAACGGTTGCCGCCAGACCATGTCCTCCGGCAAGCCGAGTTGCAGTCCGGCGCGCCGGACTTCGTCCTTGAACAATTCGCGCAGCGGCTCCACCAGCTTCAGATGCATTCGTTCCGGCAGCCCGCCCACATTGTGATGAGACTTGATCGTTTGTGACGGTCCTTTGACGGAAACCGATTCGATCACATCCGGGTACAGCGTTCCCTGCACCAGGAAATCCACCGCGCCGGCGATCTTCGCCTCTTCCTCAAAAACCCGGATGAATTCATTCCCGATCAGCTTGCGCTTTTTCTCAGGGTCGGTAACGCCTGCGAGCATATTGAGAAATCGCTCCGAAGCATCGATGCCGCGCACGTTCAAATGCAGATTCTCACGCAACATCGAGAGGACCTTCTCGAATTCGTTTTTACGAAGCAGTCCGGTATTCACGAAAACGCCGATAAGACGGTCGCCGA encodes:
- the guaA gene encoding glutamine-hydrolyzing GMP synthase → MSSQFETILILDFGGQYTQLIGRRIREANVYTEIVPFNTPVEKIKAQHPRGIILSGGPASVYETDAPISDPAIMQLGVPILGICYGMQLIGKEMGGRVEPATQREYGPRELDSLQSSCLFDGMRRVWMSHGDRILEPPPGFQITARTQNTIAAMEDRTRKVFGVQFHPEVTHTENGSEVLRRFVFDVCGCSGDWTIGSFIENSIDRIRKQIGDGRALCAISGGVDSTVAATLVSRAIGDRLIGVFVNTGLLRKNEFEKVLSMLRENLHLNVRGIDASERFLNMLAGVTDPEKKRKLIGNEFIRVFEEEAKIAGAVDFLVQGTLYPDVIESVSVKGPSQTIKSHHNVGGLPERMHLKLVEPLRELFKDEVRRAGLQLGLPEDMVWRQPFPGPGLAVRIMGEITREGVRTLQEADDILISEIKKAGLYREIWQSFCVLLPVKSVGVMGDIRTYEHTLAIRAVHSSDGMTADWVRLPYDLMGVVSNRIVNEVKGINRVVYDITSKPPATIEWE